The following DNA comes from Rhodohalobacter mucosus.
GAAGCCACATCGGGCCTGGCCGGCGAGAACAGGCCGAATATCTCAGTGGTTAACTGAGCATCTATCATCGCATAATGTTCGTTCAGGTTCGGACTTCCCGTTTCGGGAGGAAGGATGCCATCCTGCATTAAGTCAAATGCTTTTTGATTGGATACCCATAAATAATTCTCTTCTTCAGACTTTATATGTTTTAACCAGCCATCCCGTATTTGCCCGGGAGACAGAAAGCTGCTCTCATGTGTATAGAGGAGATGTTGATACATGTATTCAATATCGGTATCGTCATCTGCCCCCCAGTCTTCATGAGTGTCTCTGAATACAAAATCAATTGTAGGGGACAATTCACTGGGAATACCTTCACTCCATATGCTGGGCTGATCGGGTTTACCCCAATCTGCACGCGTATAGAAATCTCCGGTTTTTATCTCTCCGACATTGCCAATTTTATCCATCTCAGTCACGAGCCCGGTCCAATTGGCAATAGACTGTCCCAACCAAAAGCCATATAGTTGATCTTTGTAGGTTTCTCTTGAGATCGTGACATATCTGTTTTTCTCTTGAAGAACGGTTGTTCCTTTTGTTTCCCCTTTTCCGGTTTCAGTTGTAAAGCCGGAGAATAAAAGAAGGAATAAAGAGAGTATGATATTGATGTTGAAAGCGGATCTTAACATTGCAATAGAACCGGTGCTGTTCAGGTTATGCGTTCATCGGGAATAAGATTACGGATTCTGCTTATGCATTTATCGGTTTGAAGTTTCTGCGTCGCAGGGAGAATTTGATTAAAGCATCGAAAATGATTCCGGGCAATCAATTTTCTGTCTAACCCTTCTGCCCGCAATTTAAAACGTATTTCCGGGTAATCATATGTTCCGATCAAAGACCGGATTAACGATCAATGAGCTGAAAATGGTTGACTCTCACCTCCATTTCTTTAGTAAATGTATCCAGGGAGAATTTGGTTTTTTCCGCAGATCCCGTGCTCATGGTGTTGATTGACTGCTGATTTTCCCTGATAGGGAAGAGCTGCGACTCCAATGTAAAGAAGGAAGTTGCACCCGTATTTTCAGTGCATACGTAAACGTTTGAACTCTGGAATTCATCAAAACATTTTTGGAAAAGTTTATCGAAACTTACATAGCGGGTTACCTCTGTTTTAAAGCCGGCAAGTTCTATCTCTTCAGCTTCTTCAAGGAATACGGTCTTACCTTCGTTAATTGAAATTTCTAAGCGGTAACTGCCTCCGGTACCCTCTGAAAAGTGAACTGTAAAACTGAACCCGTTCTGATCAAATTCATTAATTTCAATATGTTCGATGTGATGCATTCCCGCTGCCGGAGATTTCTGTAATTCTTCCTGATTTGATCTTTCTGATCCTGTATTGTCGGCCGACCATTCACTGATAATTCCGGATAAAATTAAGAAAATGATAAAGACGCCGAGTGCACCTAATGAGTATGTGGCTATTACGGTATAATTCTTCTCTTTACTTGATTTATAGCCTATCAGGATAAAATAAATGCCCGAAGCCACCAGCGGGATGCCTATAAAAACAAAAATAAGATACCAGTAGATGACAGACTGATCGGCTTTATCGAGGGCATCAATCACCGAATAGATGTAATAACCTATACTCGCTATTCCCAGAAAAAGCAAAAGAACACCCGCGGCTATAGAAATGACAATTATTGATTTTCGGGAGTGTGGCATCTTATTTGTGATATGGAAAATTCAGTCACGCAAAACCTGATGAAAACTTCAGTATAGTATTCACGATGAAGGTATAAACTAAATAAAAATATGACTACATGGCGGTTTGGTTTTCCCCTGCCGGGCCACTAACTCTGAAGTTCAGCAAAAAATCTGACCCGGTTAGCGGGAACCGGTGGTTACATCAATGGTTTTCATCAGGTGACACACTCTGTCGGATGAACGGCAATCTGGGATAATTCCCTTCTTCGTTGCGAATCAAACGACAGAAGCCGGAAACCTGGATCGCCTGGCGAAGCAGAGGCCTTTTGACAAATCCGTGCGTATATGGGTAACAGCAGCCGAAGCGCACATATTCTAACTCTGTTTAGTTATCAGACCATACAGCCAGTTCATTTCCAGATGGATCCATAAAATGAAAACGCCGGCCGCCCGGAAAAGAGAAGATATCCTTTGAAATGGTGCCGCCCGCATTTTCAATATCTGCTTTTATAGACTCCAGGTCTGCATGATATAGAACCACAAGTACCCCGTTTAGAATGGGATCTTCTGTCTTTTCAAACCCTCCATAGACACCGGAATCAGAAAAAGAGATGTAGGTGGGGCCGTAATTGGTAAACGTCCAGCCGAAGAGGCTATGGTAGAAGGTTTTGATCTGCTCCAGATCATGAGCTTTAAATTCGATATAGGAAATCTCATTGTTCTTCATAATGTGCACCCTCTGTTGTTTTGTTACATGACTCTTTGAAACATCTTATTGTGTATGAAAATGGCCGGATTGACCTGATAAGAAAACTCAATCCAGATCCATATCCAGACGTTGCCGTCGTTTCACCAGCGTAAGGATCGTGTACTCGGCCACTATCTCCTCATCCTGGTTGGTCACATGCACGTCAAACCATACCATGCCGTACGGTTCTTTATCGGTCTCGCGCTTCTGGCGAACGGTCTTCTTTTTTACAATCAGTTTGGCCT
Coding sequences within:
- a CDS encoding VOC family protein, with the protein product MKNNEISYIEFKAHDLEQIKTFYHSLFGWTFTNYGPTYISFSDSGVYGGFEKTEDPILNGVLVVLYHADLESIKADIENAGGTISKDIFSFPGGRRFHFMDPSGNELAVWSDN